From a region of the Mauremys mutica isolate MM-2020 ecotype Southern chromosome 12, ASM2049712v1, whole genome shotgun sequence genome:
- the LOC123344994 gene encoding olfactory receptor 4D2-like — protein sequence MEQKNLTATVTEFVLLGLTQSPELQRFLFIIFSIVYLTTWLGNFIIITTVISNHRLHTPMYFLLANLAFIDISDSTVSVPKMLLGLLSQHKTISFNECILQMFFFHFIAGAMVFLLVVMAADRYVAIHKPLQYLTIMNRAVCVGLVAGTWMGGLAHSAIQIGLVLQLPFCGSNVLDNFYCDIPQVVKLACTDTYMFELLMVSQSGVLAIIIFILLLISYTIILVKIRTHLKEGKRKALSTCGTQIMVLCLIFIPSIFIYARPFRKFPIDKVVSVLYTVITPMLNPIIYTLRNTEMKKAIRRLMSRILFSGREMKT from the coding sequence ATGGAGCAGAAGAACCTCACTGCCACAGTGACAGAATTTGTCCTCTTGGGCCTCACCCAAAGTCCTGAGCTGCAGCGATTCCTCTTCATCATCTTTTCCATAGTCTACCTAACAACCTGGCTGGGTAacttcatcatcatcaccaccgtGATCTCCAACCACCGACTCCACACCCCGATGTACTTCCTGCTGGCCAACCTAGCTTTCATAGATATTAGTGATTCTACAGTCAGTGTGCCGAAGATGCTGTTGGGTCTCCTTTCGCAGCACAAAACCATCTCATTCAATGAGTGCATCCTCCAGATGTTCTTCTTCCACTTCATTGCTGGTGCTATGGTCTTTTTACTTGTGGTGATGGCTGCCGATAGGTACGTGGCCATCCATAAACCATTGCAATACTTGACTATTATGAaccgggctgtgtgtgtggggttaGTGGCCGGCACATGGATGGGTGGATTGGCTCACTCTGCTATTCAGATTGGACTGGTCCTCCAGTTACCGTTCTGTGGGTCAAATGTCCTGGACAATTTCTACTGTGATATCCCACAAGTTGTCAAACTGGCCTGCACCGACACCTACATGTTCGAGTTGCTTATGGTCTCCCAAAGTGGAGTACTTGCCATAATTATCTTCATCCTCCTGCTCATTTCATACACTATCATCTTAGTCAAGATAAGGACACACCTCAAGGAAGGGAAGCGCAAGGCTCTCTCCACCTGCGGAACGCAGATCATGGTTTTGTGTTTAATATTCATACCCTCCATCTTCATCTACGCTCGACCCTTCCGGAAATTCCCCATAGACAAGGTGGTCTCTGTCCTTTACACTGTAATCACCCCAATGCTGAACCCTATAATCTACACACTGAGGAACACCGAGATGAAGAAGGCTATCAGGAGACTGATGAGCAGAATTCTCTTCTCAGGGAGGGAAATGAAGacgtaa
- the LOC123344995 gene encoding olfactory receptor 10A7-like, producing the protein MKYAEESRKGNLTVVTEFILQGLSNHRELEVPLFSIYLLFYTITLTGNILPITITMDPALHNPMYFFLRVLSFLEICYTSVTVPKMLVNFLSEDKSISYMGCVVQMYFLLFLGASECFLLAAMVYDCYVAMCNPLRYRLIMNRMVCLSLAVLSWFSGNVVSLVQTVWVSTLPFCGSNKINYFFCDIPPLIKLSCIDTSQYEMQLFSASILVIFTPFTLILVSYIFIISTILKMASAEGRHKAFSTCSSHLIVVTLYYGCSSLFYLRPNSINLPDSNKVLSLIYTTVTLTLNPFIYSLRNKEVKEALRRILGDMVK; encoded by the coding sequence ATGAAATATGCAGAAGAATCAAGAAAGGGGAACCTCACTGTGGTGACTGAATTCATTTTACAGGGATTGTCCAACCACCGCGAGCTGGAAGTGCCTCTGTTCTCCATCTATCTGTTATTTTACACCATTACTCTGACTGGGAACATCCTTCCCATCACAATCACCATGGACCCAGCCCTTCACAACCCCATGTATTTCTTTCTCCGGGTCTTGTCCTTCCTGGAGATCTGCTACACCTCAGTCACTGTCCCCAAGATGCTGGTGAACTTCCTCTCAGAGGACAAGAGCATTTCCTACATGGGCTGTGTTGTACAAATGTATTTCCTGCTCTTTCTTGGGGCCTCCGAGTGCTTCCTTCTGGCCGCCATGGTGTATGATTGCTATGTGGCCATGTGCAACCCACTGAGGTACAGGCTCATCATGAACAGGATGGTGTGCCTTTCATTGGCGGTTCTCTCATGGTTCAGTGGGAATGTGGTGTCCCTAGTACAGACAGTCTGGGTTTCCACCTTGCCATTTTGTGGCTCCAATAAGATAAACTATTTTTTCTGTGACATTCCCCCATTGATTAAGCTTTCTTGCATTGACACCTCTCAGTATGAAATGCAGTTGTTTTCAGCTTCTATACTGGTCATCTTCACTCCATTTACTCTCATCCTTGTGTCCTACATCTTTATTATCTCCACCATCTTAAAGATGGCATCGGCTGAAGGCAGACACaaagccttttccacctgctcctcacacctcattgtggtgaccTTGTATTATGGGTGCAGCAGTCTGTTCTATTTAAGACCCAACTCCATTAACTTACCAGACAGCAACAAAGTGCTATCTCTGATATACACAACTGTCACCCTGACCTTGAACCCTTttatctacagcctgaggaacaaagaggtgAAAGAGGCTCTGAGGAGAATATTGGGGGACATGGTgaagtga